CTGGCCTCTCCGAAGGAGGCAAACTGCTGGTGGTACCCATGGATGGAAGCCACTGGCTGAGCATGAAGCAGCTAGTTCTCAAGCTCATGGACAGAGGACATGAAGTGGTGGTGCTTATACCAGAAATAAGCTGGCAGATGGGAAAGGGACAATCATACACTGTGAAAACATACCCAGTGGATTACACATTAGAAGACCTGGATAAGTTCTTTGCAGAGTATTTATCTGTTCACCTGAGTAACCAGCCTTTCCCAATGAATGTTCTGACACTCTACAACGTCTCAAAACGCACTTTTGGATTGTTCCTTAATCAGTGCAAGAAcattttcagaagcacagaaataatGCAGTACTTGAATCAAAGTGACTTTGATGCTCTCCTAACAGACCCCATTGCTTTGTGTGGAGCAACACTTGCTAATTACCTTTCTCTTCCGTTTGTGTTCTTCATGAGAGGATTTCCTTGCAGTCTACACTATGATGCACCACAGTGCCCAAGCCCTCTGTCGTATGTCCCAAGACTGTTTACATTCAACTCAGACAACATGACCTTTTTCCAGAGAGTGGAAAATGCATTGATTGCACTCCTGGAGCTTGTGTACTGTGATGCTTTCTATGAAGAAGGATTAAAGCTTTCCTCTGAAATTCTTCAAAGAGACGTATCCCTATTAGACCTGCTGAACGGTGCTTCCATTTGGCTACTGAGATACGACTTTGTGTTTGAGTATGTCAGACCGGTGATGCCCAATATGGTCTTCATTGGAGGTGTAAACTGTGCTCCGGGCAAACCACTGCCTAAGGtatgttctttttcttcaaatcatacattttccaaagaaatgtAATCACATGGCTTATGGGCTTTTGTGctcttgaatttatttatttgtttgtttgtttgtttgtttattttatatatttatttatctggtAGTGATTTCATACATCTGGTTTCTGGCAGTTGCTTTCCATGGGCTGAAATGGCTTTATCCTGATGGAGGCAGATGACTGTTATTTGAATTAGTAAAGATTTTCTGACAAGTCCAACAAAAAATGGACTTCATCAGCCAGCTACTGTCCTcagtgaatatttattttattcttcagtcTGATGCAATTTTGGTTTCACTTTCATGAATTCTGGCATATATTTCTTTTGTCTGATGAAAACTCCAAAGACCACGCGTTGAGAGTCTTTTGTTGTTCCTGTTGTCATTAATTCTAGGCTCAGCAAAGTCAGTTAACTTGCTTTGGTTGTATTTTCATAACATACGGTTTCCTAGGTGGCAGTCtatgttatttctgtttgtagATCATGGTGAAACATAAATCTCAAGCTGAAACTGAAAGAATTATTCTAAAATAGCTGATTTTGTGAAACACAAACGCAAAATCAGACATTTTTATTAAGTGTTTCTTGACATTTATAAGAACTGTTCTGTGGGATTTGTAAAGCTAATCTAGaaagttaaaaacaattaaTAGCACCAGACATTTCTTTCCAGGCACATATTACATTCCTGTGAAATTACTTCCTCACTTCTGAATTGTGGTCACACAATATCACTACATGATTGCACTACAGTATCTttgagttgatttttttctctttttttccttcttttatatTCTCTGATGGCTTACACAGACTCCCCCGAACCGCTCCtaggcaaataaaaaataagctgaCTGCATACATTCTCTAGTATTAAACTCGAGGGAGTGGCACTTAGTAGTTTTAGATTTAAGAGGTACCATGGCACGTTCTTTCTGATTGCATGACATTAGtcttctatttgtttttataaccTGAAGGTCTCAGAGCTGTAAACACGTTGTAGCTTGCTGCTTTCCAAAGGGGTAGAACCACCCTGGCTTTATTTTATACCTGCCGTCTCCTGTCCTCATACTGATGTTTGTTATTGAGTGGAAATCATATGTTCTGCATCTTCAAAAACCTTGTGTATTCCTCCTAACTTCACTCTGGCTTTTCTGCCTACATTTCTACAGAGAACAGAAGAATCGCTCCTATTTCACTTGGAACTGCGCAGCAGCAAGGCCATAAAGTAGGGAAGTGTAAATATGCAAAGGGAGTCACATGGGTGAAAAAAGTCTGCCTATCCATACACAGTTGTAAACTCTAGGTTAATCATCTTTGTTCATAAATATAGTCGTGATAAAAATAGGTGGCTCTCTGAAACCTGGTATCCCATTGCTCAACagataggaaaacaaaaggttAGAATGActaggaaagaaagggaaaaaaaaagaaaagagaaaagctctCCGAGCTACTCAATAAGTCCATGGCATACTTTCATTCTGAATATTGTCTGACTTCTCATCTCAGAGGAAATATGGTAGAACAGCAAAAGTACAGAAGAAGGTGAGAGGGCTGGTAAAAGGTTTGAGCAAGATCTATTTTGTGATCGAAAAAAACAGATCTACAGAACAAAGGTCTCAGAAATTGTGAATGACATGGGCAAGATGTGTGAAGAATGATTGTTCTGTTTCCTGACAGGCAATAACTAcgggatgcttggaaaaatcagGTATTGATTTAATGGCTTCAGAGCAAAGACAGGAAGGTGATTTTTCCTCTCATGTATTTCTCCCAAACTTTGAAATGCCTTGACAATGGCCATtatagatgggaaaaaaaaagttacaggaGTTCAACAAGGGAATAGACAAGttcatgaaacaaacaaacaaaaaaccacaccatAGAGATATGTAATATAAAGATGGAAACAAAGACAATATAAACAATATTCAATGTCAGCAATACAGTTTGTTTCAAGAGCTCCCTGAGCCACTTATTGCTGGTGGCTGCGAGGCTGCTCTGCATGCAGGTTATCGCTGCTTTCTTACAGCATTCCTCAGCATTACTTGATGTCCGGTGTAAGGATGACAATTCATTTTGTATGCCAAATTGAGATCCAAGATGAGATTTGGAAATCATTTACATGGTTAAGCAATAAGCTCAGCACTGTGCCCAGAGCTCTTATGATAACTACTAATTATAATGAAACCAACCCTGTGAATGATTGACTTCGGGTGATAAGACCTGCTCCCGAACTTCCCTTCTTGAAGAGTTttctttgggattttctttGGGGTTGCATACAGACCTAGAAGCCATTAGTTGTCTTATTTCTTCATTGGCTTGCTACGCAGGTGCTTTTTATGACATCCCCTGAGCTTTCAGATCAGTGGGATACTTCTAGTACTGTCTAAGGTGAAAGCCACTGGCTTAGCATGAGTCCAGTATTGGAAAAGCTCAGGCAGATTGGGCACAAAATGCTTGCTGATGATCTACAAACCACTATGTAGACGACATGCTAGAAATATATCCAGTGCTTTACACAAGAGAAGAGCTGGACAGGTGAACTTCTGTAAGGCTCTGCAGCGACAACCTGTCCTACTTGATGTTGTGGCAGTCAGTAACAGCTCAGTGCAACACTGCCAGGGTGATATTTCCTCCCTGCAGGAGTCTGTTCAGTAAGAAGGAAATGACAGTGTCCTATTCACAGTGGCTTTGATGCTATCTTGTGATGCTCCTGTGTGGAGCGAGAGTTGCTAATTGTGCTTTACTCCTATCCATGCTGTCTGGGAGAGGATCTCTGAGTGGTTCACACCAGGGAACAGCTCTGGGAATCGTTCTGCAGGTTCTCATTGGCTGCAGCTGTAATTATCCAGGTTTTGTGCAGGAGAATCATTAGACGCATAGGCCTGTGCATCCAAGAGAAGGGTGGTGGTGCTTGGCCAGGCATTGTCACTTCGTCCCTTAGCAAATCCAAGCATTTGTAGTTCTATCAGGGTGGCACAGTGACAGCCACAGGCTTAGACCTGCCTGTAGGTGGCCCGACATGAACTCCCTGAGCTAGGAGGCTGCTTATCTAGCCATGAGGTGAGCAGGCAGGGCTGTTTAGGATTACAACACTCACAAGTTTATTGCATCTGCAGGCAGCCTCTTTGTGGCTGGAGATGTGTGGCAGCAGGCAATGCAAGCATCCAGCCGCAGGGCAGTGCCACTCACAGCTCCCTTgcttccttgccttgccttcctgGCAATTTTTTTTGATCactctgaaatacattttatccTCTGTAGGtcaaaactgcattttctatTTCAATGTCAGATGTGGAAGTATGTCTATAAAGAAGCAAAGCGACAAGAAAGGACAGGCTGGCACTGAAGGCTTCTGATGAGTAAAGCACTCCTGTCGTGCAGCTTTCTTTTCTCAATCAGCGGAGTAGTGGCTCAAAATGAGGTTTCTTTTCTTAGAAGAATAGCTTAAGCCACAGACCTTTCCGTTTCAACACTTCCCATAGCTTTCCACAGGCAGAAATATCTGGTATTGCCACCCAGTTCCAGAAGAGGGCTCCTTTGTGTCACATCTGACACTGCCTGACTCAGTACCTGTTCAGGAGCTCAAGGCATTGCTGAGGAGCTCAAGTTTTCACAGAACTGGGCAAATGTGTCATatgcagcacagagctgggaatgaaatccccaaatccctgaCCCTCCTGAGCCATAAACATCATCCTGAAATACTCTCATCTAAGGCAGAGTGGTAGAGCCTTTTCTCCGTCAACTCCTGACCACAGGACTATGCCTGGGGGAACACAAATTGCATTTATTCATTGACTAAGATAACTGGCTGCCTCAGGCTGCGTTTCTTCTTGTCTTCCAATTTGCATTGCCATCTGTTTCAGTATCAATTACATATTCATTAACATACGCATAAATCCAGTTGCCAAGTCCCAGTGTCATGCAGGTTTAATACAAGGCTTGCAGAAAACAGGCTTGGTATCTCAACTGGGCAGAGGTCCTATGCCAGCATCATATTGACTCCTGAAGTACCTGAAGGTTGTCGTGATAAGTGTTCCCTCATTAGGGAGACCAGAAATGAACTTGCACTGTGTGTCCAGAAACACTTTGATGAATATCTCATTCATAACCAAAGCAAAtgcaaagctgcattttttaatttattttttttaggcagTTCACAAAGTTTGTGTAAATTGATCAAAGCTCAGAGATGTAAGCTATAGCAACCTTTCAAAAAAGTTTCTAGCTTTTTAACCCAAACCACTAAACACTTATTTAAACAACTGGTCAACttaaaatagttaaataaaCTGATTCAAGAAGATACACGTAGTTGCTCCAGTAAAGCAGGAGTAGAACGGAACAAAGGCGCTTTGTTTTGTCCCTCCAGCAAAGGGATTAAGAAAACAGGCCCTGCTCCGAAACCCTCTTGCCAGAGCCAGCAGCATCTGAGAAGCTCTGATAAGGAGACATGTCCAACTGGTCCTTTGAAATATGCAACTGAAGTGGAATTCAAAGACTTTGGCGAAAAGTCAAAGCATACAGTAAGCAGTACCACAACACACAGACATACCTGGTACACAGAAACACTTTTCAAAACCTGCACAGCCAAATGTCACTGTGTCCTCAGAAGGGACTCACATGTCTGAGGGTACCTCACTTTCCTAACACGGGTAGGTGATGTAGTACAGGTACAGGGCAACTCTTCATTTTCAGCTCTGAGGTAGCAATTATCACTCTGTTCATGAACCAAACAACAGGCTCATCTTCAATATTCAAGGTGTTGATGAACTTACTGACATTTCCGAGCAGTCTTATACCATGCCAGTATTTGTAAAGTTGTTGAACACCTCTAAAAGTAGCCACACTGTTCATCTGCCTTACATTGCAATGGCAAAATACACATCAGGCAAATAAAAGTAGTGCTGCTTGTGCCGTGTATTGTGCATCTTCATTGCACAGCATGCATCAGCCTGAAATGGACAGTCTAAAGCATTCATCTCACTGTCCTCTTCAGTCTGTTCTTGTCCACATCACTGTGCTTTccatatttcaaagaaaagataTAAAAGGAGGCTAGAAAACACTTCTTTCTACAAAAATCCCTTCATATCAAATGGAACTACTGCCTTACTTTCCCTTCCCATGACAAGTTTGTCTTCTGGTCAAGTTAGCCTTCTCTAATATGATTCTAAAGGTGAATGCGaaggtaaaaatatttgacAAAGGTCTGCGCACAAAAATCAAGAAATGTTATAAGAGTATAGGATACAGTCAATAATTTCAGGATCACATACTGTCATTTTCATATGATCTCTATTTACTGCTTAGAAGAGGGCTGCCCTAAAAACGATCTGTGTTCTGTGGCTTCCGtagctgcctgctgcttcttGCTACTGTGAAGACTTAAAGTTACTTCCCAACTGGCAGTTTGATGAGTTGTTTTCCCTCTGAAGCCATGCTAGGCATATTTCCTCATTCTGTGCAGGTGAATAACGGTGTATGTCCATAGCTATGAAAGGGGGGAAATCAGGCAGGTTCATGCTAGCAGCTACCAAGCTACTGTAATCCTTTTGCTTGACACTTGAGCATCAAAAAAGGACTGGGTTCGATTACACGAGGATTCCTTCTGACAAAATCTAAAGCCCTATCCATCATCCAAAAACCTGGGAAATCAAATTGTGCTGTCATCACACTCAGGTGTTCAAACAACTTTTTACTGCTTGCAAAGCCCAGAGCATAAGGGTGTGAGCAACCTCATCtaacaacaggaaaacaacTTGAGTAGGTGAAACAACACCTCTAGATTGCTTCTTCCCTAAGTGCCACTCGCTGTTTGCTGCTTAGATGAGAAGGAAACCACATGGCAGCCAGTCTGTCCTGCTGTTATTAACACCTCTTTCAGCTGAAGCAACCCCAGGGTGAACGGTAAGCTCAACTGCATCCTAATATCTTAACATGACTAGTGATCCAAGCTTAAGTCTCGTTTAATTTCTGTCCCTCTGCATGCAGTGGGGAAGGCTTTCCTCCTACTGCCAAGAGCTGGCACACAGCTCTTGCACTTTGAGGTCTCTTTTCTTGCAAATTCTTTGAGGTGTTCTTCTGCAAATACAAGTGGAGTAATACAGTAATGAGCAGCAGAGCATTCAAACCTGCAAGTGACACCAGTGCCCTTTGCTACTGGATAATGAACAGCAAACACGTGTAAACCTACCAAGTTATGTTAAAAAACAAGCCAGTATGTTAATTTTCTGAATACCAATTATTTGGCTTAGACCTGACCCCAGCTGAATCTGTGCTAATCTAAGAACTTcaacctttatttttctgttgtactCTGTGTCCTGTTAAAATGGTTTGCCTTCAATTTCTCTGGCttttattctgttctttcttttgcttcctCACCTCTTCCACAGTTTTTGCTCTGATGGTCCAGTACAGAAAGTAGGGAGTCTGTTGAGTCTGTAAGAAAGTATAGCCATACTAGCAAGAGGCTGGTGCTCATATAGACTGGAAGAtgaatattgtattttttttcttcttctttcttgagggcaggctcccctcttatacccttctctccacagcagttcttttcaaaacaacttttcattgctcgaacaactttgaatgtaacagcagcaaacacccagaaacatccatgccttaacggctggagaacaagagaaccagctggagaacaagaaaccagagactgcttggagtctcctgaatcacccttcttcaTTCCCTCTagactcttttatattcctgatggcctcgtccttacgagtctaatgttatctcaaccacggggctttccaacccccatggccacattcccaaatctcccccttctttattaatatcaaccattttctcgacacgaattaccactccatatataacacaaCCAAGAAGTATCTGGCCCCGCAGAGTTCATGAACTGTTTGAGTCATGAACTGACTTGACACAGGCCGTGAACTCCTAAGTTCATGCACTAGAACCCTGTTGGTTTATGTTATCTGATGTTCAGCTGTGAACTTCTGTTTTGCAACTTAATTTTATGCCCGATAGGATGACGGGTTAGATGGAAGTTATCTGTAGAGATGAGGACAGAGTTTCAGTTGGCTGCTTATCTTCAAAAATGCAGGTTTGcatcaatgggaaaaaaaaaaaaatcacttttctcaATTGTACCAACTAGtctttgttgtttaaaaaacgACTCAGGTAGTTCAACattgatttttcatatttatcttTAGTGTAAGTTATGTTTCACTGTACCATTTGCTTGAGTtgaattggaaaagaaaatgcttataAAAAATTACTATACTGTAACAATTTGACAGTCTGCAGTGGGATGGAGATCTCCATCACTGTATGGATAATTGTAATTTGGTATACTCTGTATAGACTAAGTATGTCCACGTGGGGTAATCCTAGCAGTCCACCTGTTCTGTGGATGCCTTTCTATCATGGGTCCCCATGTAAGCTAGATTATCTTGCCAGTAAATGTCCAAATACCACTTCTTATATCCCAAGGGGCTCTACCAGCTGCACAAACCATGTGGCAGTCTCCCTGTGGGTGCTGAACCTCCTTGTCAGCAACTGCCTTCTAAGGACATTTGTGCCAGGTTTAAACAGTGCTTTAAAGTCTGGAGAGATGTCCATCCACCATCATTTTATCAAAGGGCTCTATGTGGATACCAAGATACCACTCCTTTTATACCCCACCTTCTCTTCACCGGAGAAATCAGCtgcaagaaagggaaaagcctgTCGAAGGTACAAGGATCTGGGGCAGATATTTTGTGCTTGATGGGAGAGGAAGCTGTACACAGGAGTAAAAGTTTCACACAGGTTTGTGAGAGAATTTTCCACTCAGATCTTCTTTGGGCAAGCTTCGTGTTTTCCCCTGtgctggtgttgctgtaggGTGGTTTGGATGGTCCTGCCCTACTTCATGAGTGTGCTGCAGTGAGAAGTGATCAGAAGACCAAAGCTCTTAGCTCATGCTGATAAAAACTATGAAAAGAAATTAGATAGGAGGCAAGTTCAATCCAATCACATGGATGAACAAAACCTAGGCATGGGACCAATTGAAGGTGGCCCAGCACCACCTCTGCAACCTGGGAAGTGTTCTTACAAGTAAGTGAAGCTGCAAACCTGGGTTTACCTGGCATTG
The sequence above is drawn from the Anas platyrhynchos isolate ZD024472 breed Pekin duck chromosome 7, IASCAAS_PekinDuck_T2T, whole genome shotgun sequence genome and encodes:
- the LOC101802378 gene encoding UDP-glucuronosyltransferase 1A8 isoform X4 — translated: MTFRLCYLLAASIFILLIPGLSEGGKLLVVPMDGSHWLSMKQLVLKLMDRGHEVVVLIPEISWQMGKGQSYTVKTYPVDYTLEDLDKFFAEYLSVHLSNQPFPMNVLTLYNVSKRTFGLFLNQCKNIFRSTEIMQYLNQSDFDALLTDPIALCGATLANYLSLPFVFFMRGFPCSLHYDAPQCPSPLSYVPRLFTFNSDNMTFFQRVENALIALLELVYCDAFYEEGLKLSSEILQRDVSLLDLLNGASIWLLRYDFVFEYVRPVMPNMVFIGGVNCAPGKPLPKEFEAIVNASGEHGIVVFSLGSMVSDIPMKKAREIADALGSVPQTVLWRYTGKVPSNLPQNVKLVKWLPQNDLLAHPKTRAFITHGGSHGVYEGICNAVPMVLMPLFGDQMDNAKRVESRGAGLTLNILEMTSEDMSNALKTVINDKKYKENIKRLSELHLDRPIHPLDLAVHWVEFVMRHKGAPHLRPAAHDLNWIQYHSLDVIAFLLAVVLLSLFISFKCCMFCCRRCCFKKGRTRKPAKSKSH